One region of Gilliamella sp. ESL0405 genomic DNA includes:
- the adhE gene encoding bifunctional acetaldehyde-CoA/alcohol dehydrogenase: MAVTNMNELNELMVRVKKAQETYSTYTQEQVDKIFVAAATAAAAARIPLAQQAVEESGMGIVEDKVIKNLFAAEYILNKYRHDKTCGVVAENEPYGTITLAEPLGIICGIVPTTNPTSTAIFKSLISLKTRNAIVFSPHPRAKKSTIEAARIVLNAAIKAGAPKDIIGWIDEPSIELSNALMHHDDVAAILATGGPGMVKAAYSSGKPALGVGAGNTPVIIDETADLKRAVASVLMSKTFDNGMICASEQAIVVVDSVYDQVRDLLTQYGAYVLNAKETKAVQGIILNDKGALNANIVGQPATKIAEMAGIKVPAGSKVLVGEVSKVDLSEPFAHEKLSPTLAMFRAKDFTEAVEKAEKLVEMGGMGHTSVLYTDQDSNRDRVAYFGSKMKTCRILINQPAAHGGIGDLYNFDLAPSLTLGCGSWGGNSVSENVGPKHLINKKTIAKRAENMLWHKLPSSIYFKRGSLPVALNEVIEQGAKRVFLVTDKFLFNNGYSKQITDQLEEHGVICETFFDVEADPTLSVVRKGTESMTAFQPDTVIALGGGSPMDAAKIMWVLYEHPETKFDELALRFMDIRKRTCHFPNMGKKAKLICVTTTSGTGSEVTPFAVVTDDATGQKYPLADYAITPNMAIVDANLVMNMPKSLCAAGGYDAVTHALEAYVSIMASEFSDGQALQALSLLKAYLPASYRDGAKNPLAREKVHSAATLAGVAFAQSFLGVCHSMAHKIGAAFHIPHGVANAMLISNVVRFNATDKPTKQGTFSQYGYPQAVRRYAEIADHLCLTAATDNDEKKVEKLIGWLDQLRKDLEIPFSIKEFGIDEKAFLAQVDQLAVDAFDDQCTGANPRYPLIAELKQILLDTYYGRAYKDHGDISEDVAIHTAAKGVAAPKKKATKKK, from the coding sequence ATGGCAGTAACCAACATGAATGAGTTAAATGAGTTAATGGTACGTGTGAAAAAAGCACAAGAAACTTATTCAACTTATACTCAAGAGCAAGTGGACAAAATCTTCGTCGCCGCAGCGACAGCCGCAGCCGCAGCTCGAATCCCTTTAGCCCAACAAGCAGTTGAAGAATCAGGCATGGGGATTGTAGAAGATAAAGTCATCAAAAACTTATTTGCTGCTGAGTACATTCTAAATAAATATCGACATGACAAGACTTGTGGTGTTGTGGCTGAAAATGAACCGTATGGAACAATCACTTTAGCCGAACCTTTAGGGATAATTTGTGGTATTGTACCAACGACTAACCCAACTTCAACGGCAATTTTTAAATCATTAATTAGTTTAAAAACCCGTAATGCAATTGTCTTTTCCCCTCACCCTCGCGCAAAAAAATCAACCATTGAAGCAGCTCGAATTGTATTAAATGCAGCAATTAAAGCTGGTGCGCCAAAAGATATTATCGGTTGGATTGATGAGCCTTCTATCGAATTATCTAATGCACTTATGCATCATGACGATGTTGCAGCCATTTTGGCCACAGGTGGCCCGGGTATGGTTAAAGCTGCTTACAGTTCAGGAAAACCTGCTTTAGGTGTGGGTGCCGGTAATACACCAGTAATTATTGATGAAACTGCTGATTTAAAACGTGCGGTAGCGTCTGTATTAATGTCTAAAACGTTTGATAACGGTATGATTTGTGCTTCTGAACAAGCAATCGTTGTTGTTGATTCAGTATATGATCAAGTCCGTGATTTATTAACTCAGTATGGTGCTTATGTTTTAAATGCTAAAGAAACAAAAGCGGTACAAGGTATTATCTTAAATGATAAAGGTGCATTAAATGCCAATATCGTTGGTCAGCCAGCAACAAAAATTGCTGAAATGGCTGGAATCAAAGTTCCTGCTGGCTCCAAAGTACTGGTTGGTGAAGTGAGTAAAGTTGATCTATCTGAACCATTTGCGCATGAAAAACTATCGCCAACGTTAGCAATGTTTAGAGCAAAAGACTTTACTGAAGCGGTTGAAAAGGCCGAAAAATTAGTTGAAATGGGCGGTATGGGTCACACCTCTGTGCTTTATACTGACCAAGACAGCAATCGTGATCGTGTTGCTTACTTCGGCAGCAAAATGAAAACATGTCGTATTTTGATCAATCAACCTGCGGCTCATGGTGGTATTGGTGATTTATATAACTTTGATTTAGCGCCATCTTTAACGCTAGGATGTGGTTCTTGGGGAGGTAACTCGGTATCTGAGAATGTCGGTCCGAAACACTTAATCAACAAGAAAACAATCGCTAAGAGAGCAGAAAACATGTTATGGCATAAATTACCAAGTTCTATCTATTTTAAACGTGGATCACTTCCAGTTGCTTTAAATGAAGTGATTGAGCAAGGTGCTAAACGCGTCTTTTTAGTCACTGATAAATTCTTATTTAACAATGGTTACTCTAAACAAATTACCGACCAACTTGAAGAACATGGCGTAATTTGTGAAACATTCTTTGATGTTGAAGCAGACCCAACGTTAAGTGTTGTGCGTAAAGGTACCGAATCAATGACTGCTTTCCAACCGGATACGGTTATTGCTTTAGGTGGTGGTTCGCCAATGGATGCGGCTAAAATTATGTGGGTACTTTATGAGCATCCGGAAACTAAATTTGATGAATTAGCATTGCGTTTTATGGATATTCGTAAACGTACTTGTCACTTCCCTAACATGGGTAAAAAAGCTAAATTAATCTGTGTGACAACGACATCTGGTACCGGCTCTGAAGTAACACCATTTGCGGTGGTAACCGACGATGCAACCGGTCAAAAATATCCATTAGCTGATTATGCTATTACGCCTAATATGGCAATTGTAGATGCTAATTTAGTGATGAATATGCCAAAATCGCTTTGTGCAGCAGGTGGTTATGACGCTGTTACCCATGCATTAGAAGCTTATGTATCAATCATGGCAAGCGAGTTTTCTGACGGTCAAGCGTTACAAGCATTAAGCTTATTAAAAGCCTATTTACCGGCGAGTTATCGAGATGGCGCTAAAAACCCTCTCGCTCGTGAAAAAGTCCATAGTGCAGCAACATTAGCGGGTGTGGCATTTGCTCAATCATTCTTAGGTGTATGTCACTCAATGGCGCATAAAATTGGTGCGGCTTTCCATATTCCGCATGGTGTGGCTAATGCAATGTTAATTAGTAACGTTGTTCGCTTTAATGCAACAGATAAACCGACTAAACAAGGTACCTTCAGCCAATATGGTTACCCACAAGCGGTTAGACGTTATGCCGAAATTGCTGATCATCTATGTTTAACTGCCGCAACGGATAACGACGAGAAAAAAGTTGAAAAATTAATTGGTTGGTTAGATCAACTTAGAAAAGATCTTGAAATTCCATTCTCTATTAAAGAGTTTGGTATTGATGAGAAAGCTTTCTTAGCACAAGTAGACCAACTTGCAGTTGATGCTTTCGATGACCAATGTACTGGGGCAAATCCTCGTTATCCATTAATTGCAGAGTTAAAACAAATTCTTCTAGATACTTATTATGGCCGTGCTTATAAAGACCATGGTGATATCAGTGAAGATGTTGCAATTCACACTGCGGCTAAAGGTGTAGCGGCACCGAAGAAAAAAGCCACTAAGAAAAAATAA
- the tuf gene encoding elongation factor Tu, whose translation MSKEKFERTKPHVNVGTIGHVDHGKTTLTAAITSVLAKKFGGQARAFDQIDNAPEEKARGITINTSHVEYDTPTRHYAHVDCPGHADYVKNMITGAAQMDGAILVVAATDGPMPQTREHILLGRQVGVPYIIVFLNKCDMVDDEELLELVEMEVRELLSQYDFPGDDTPVIRGSALKALEGDAAWEDKIVELAEALDSYIPEPERDIDKPFLLPIEDVFSISGRGTVVTGRVERGVIKVGEEVEIVGIKPTTKTTCTGVEMFRRLLDEGRAGENVGVLLRGTKREEIERGQVLAKPGSITPHTDFESEVYILSKDEGGRHTPFFKGYRPQFYFRTTDVTGTIELPEGVEMVMPGDNIKMTVSLIHPIAMAEGLRFAIREGGRTVGAGVVAKVIK comes from the coding sequence ATGTCTAAAGAAAAATTTGAACGTACAAAACCCCACGTTAACGTTGGTACAATCGGCCACGTTGACCACGGTAAAACAACTTTAACTGCTGCAATTACTTCTGTACTTGCTAAAAAATTCGGCGGTCAAGCTCGTGCATTCGATCAAATCGATAACGCACCTGAAGAAAAAGCACGTGGTATCACCATCAACACTTCACACGTTGAATACGACACACCAACTCGTCACTATGCACACGTTGACTGTCCGGGACATGCTGACTATGTTAAAAACATGATCACTGGTGCGGCTCAAATGGACGGCGCTATCCTAGTAGTAGCAGCAACTGACGGCCCAATGCCACAAACTCGTGAGCACATCCTTTTAGGACGTCAAGTAGGTGTTCCTTACATCATCGTATTTTTAAACAAATGTGATATGGTTGATGATGAAGAGTTATTAGAATTAGTTGAAATGGAAGTACGTGAACTTCTATCTCAATACGACTTCCCGGGTGATGACACTCCAGTAATTCGTGGTTCAGCGTTAAAAGCGTTAGAAGGCGATGCAGCATGGGAAGATAAAATTGTTGAATTAGCTGAAGCTTTAGACAGCTACATTCCGGAACCAGAGCGTGATATCGATAAACCATTCCTACTTCCAATTGAAGACGTGTTCTCAATTTCAGGACGTGGTACAGTGGTAACAGGTCGTGTAGAGCGTGGTGTAATCAAAGTTGGTGAAGAAGTTGAAATCGTTGGTATCAAACCAACAACAAAAACAACTTGTACTGGCGTTGAAATGTTCCGTAGATTACTAGACGAAGGTCGTGCTGGTGAGAACGTAGGTGTATTACTTCGTGGTACAAAACGTGAAGAAATCGAACGTGGTCAAGTATTAGCAAAACCAGGTTCAATCACTCCACATACAGATTTTGAATCAGAAGTGTATATCCTAAGCAAAGATGAAGGTGGTCGTCATACTCCATTCTTCAAAGGCTACCGTCCACAGTTCTACTTCCGTACAACTGACGTAACGGGTACTATCGAATTACCAGAAGGCGTAGAAATGGTAATGCCAGGTGATAACATCAAAATGACAGTATCATTAATTCACCCAATCGCAATGGCAGAAGGCTTACGTTTTGCGATTCGTGAAGGTGGTCGTACTGTTGGTGCTGGTGTGGTTGCTAAGGTTATCAAATAA
- the secE gene encoding preprotein translocase subunit SecE, producing the protein MLVSNESQATNTILDKFKWGLVLVLIAFIVWGNSYFSGPNDIYQPNTIVRIVAVVAISLFTLFIAYTTNKGKAFFVFLQESRKELRKVVWPTRKETVQTTLLVAAVTVIVGLALWGMDSVFRSIVFYLTSLGR; encoded by the coding sequence ATGCTAGTAAGTAACGAGAGTCAAGCTACAAACACGATTCTAGACAAATTCAAATGGGGTTTAGTTCTAGTATTGATTGCGTTTATTGTCTGGGGAAATTCTTATTTTTCTGGTCCTAATGATATATATCAACCTAATACGATCGTCCGCATTGTTGCTGTTGTTGCGATTTCGCTATTTACTTTATTCATTGCGTACACAACAAATAAAGGCAAAGCATTTTTTGTATTTTTACAAGAATCGAGAAAAGAGCTTCGAAAAGTTGTATGGCCGACACGTAAAGAAACAGTGCAAACAACTTTGCTCGTTGCTGCTGTAACTGTTATTGTTGGATTAGCGCTTTGGGGAATGGATTCGGTATTCCGTTCAATTGTCTTTTATCTAACATCATTAGGACGCTAA
- the nusG gene encoding transcription termination/antitermination protein NusG yields MSETQQKRWYVIQAYSGYEARVAQSLREYIKLHNMEDFFGEVLVPTEEVVEMKSGQRRKSERKFFPGYVLVEMVMNDATWHLVKSVPRTMGFIGGTSDRPAPISQREVDAIMNRLQQVGDKPRPKTLFEPGELVRVNDGPFADFNGVVEEVDYEKSRLKVSVSIFGRSTPVELDFSQVEKS; encoded by the coding sequence ATGAGTGAAACACAACAAAAACGCTGGTATGTTATTCAAGCTTATTCTGGCTATGAAGCACGTGTTGCACAATCATTACGTGAATATATCAAATTACATAACATGGAAGATTTTTTTGGTGAAGTATTAGTACCGACCGAAGAAGTTGTTGAAATGAAAAGTGGTCAACGCCGTAAAAGTGAACGTAAATTCTTCCCGGGTTATGTTTTAGTTGAAATGGTGATGAATGATGCAACATGGCACTTAGTAAAAAGTGTGCCAAGAACAATGGGCTTTATTGGTGGTACATCAGATCGACCTGCACCAATCAGCCAACGTGAAGTTGATGCTATCATGAATCGTTTACAACAAGTTGGCGATAAGCCACGTCCTAAAACCTTATTTGAACCGGGCGAACTTGTGCGTGTTAATGACGGTCCATTTGCTGACTTTAATGGCGTGGTTGAAGAAGTGGATTATGAGAAGAGCCGCTTAAAAGTATCGGTATCCATTTTTGGTCGTTCAACACCGGTTGAACTTGATTTTAGCCAAGTCGAAAAAAGCTAA
- a CDS encoding ABC transporter ATP-binding protein: protein MIVFDSIQVRRGVNLLLDNASATINPKQKVGLVGKNGCGKSTLFSLIKGEIQADAGTVSFPSQWQLAWVNQETPALDTPAIEYAIDGDREYRQLEQKLAIANQENNGEQIAIIHEKLDNIDAWTIQARAATLLHGLGFSNEQLQLPVKSYSGGWRMRLNLAQALMCRSDLLLLDEPTNHLDLDAVIWLEKWLSNYQGTLILISHDRDFLDPLVNKIIHIEQKNLFEYTGNYSSFEIQRTAKLAQQQSLYESQQQKVAHLQSYIDRFRAKATKAKQAQSRIKMLEKMELIAPAHVDNPFHFSFKPSEFLPSPLLMMDKVVAGYEDKIVLEKIKLNLVPGSRIGLLGRNGAGKSTLIKLLAGELAPKEGHINLAKGVQLGYFAQHQLEYLRGEESPLWHLTKLADPNITEQELRNYLGGFDFHGDKVSEPVNTFSGGEKARLVLALIVWQKPNLLLLDEPTNHLDLDMRQALTEALIDFEGALVVVSHDRHLLRSTTDEFYLVHDHKVEPFNGDLDDYQKWLADEQKAEKQPTQQDDSQNDNSKNLSAQDRKEQKRKEAERRAQMQPLKKQLQKEEQTLERLSKQLKLIEEQLADPSIYEADKKSELTQLLLQQSQLKGEQEESELTWLDLQQQIEEFESA from the coding sequence ATGATAGTATTTGATTCCATTCAAGTTCGTCGGGGCGTTAATCTACTTTTAGATAATGCTTCTGCCACGATTAATCCTAAACAAAAAGTCGGTTTAGTTGGCAAAAATGGTTGCGGAAAGTCTACGCTATTTTCATTAATAAAAGGCGAAATTCAAGCTGATGCCGGCACGGTGAGTTTTCCCTCTCAATGGCAGCTTGCATGGGTAAATCAAGAAACCCCGGCATTAGACACTCCAGCAATTGAATACGCCATTGACGGCGACCGAGAGTATCGCCAATTAGAACAAAAGTTAGCCATTGCCAATCAAGAAAATAATGGTGAACAAATCGCTATTATCCATGAAAAACTCGACAATATCGATGCGTGGACTATTCAAGCTCGAGCGGCAACACTGTTACACGGTTTAGGCTTTTCCAACGAGCAGTTGCAATTACCGGTTAAATCCTATTCCGGTGGGTGGCGTATGCGTTTAAATTTAGCGCAGGCTCTGATGTGCCGTTCCGATCTGCTCCTACTAGATGAGCCAACTAACCATTTAGATTTAGATGCGGTTATTTGGCTGGAAAAGTGGTTAAGCAATTATCAAGGCACACTAATTTTAATTTCCCATGACCGGGACTTTTTAGATCCATTAGTTAATAAAATTATCCATATTGAGCAAAAAAATCTATTTGAATATACCGGCAACTACTCTTCTTTTGAAATTCAGCGTACAGCGAAGTTAGCTCAGCAACAATCGCTTTATGAAAGCCAACAACAAAAAGTGGCGCATTTGCAAAGCTATATTGATCGCTTTCGAGCAAAAGCGACCAAAGCTAAGCAGGCACAAAGCCGAATTAAAATGCTAGAAAAAATGGAGCTTATTGCACCGGCACATGTGGATAATCCGTTTCATTTTAGTTTCAAACCGTCTGAGTTTTTACCTAGCCCATTATTGATGATGGACAAAGTGGTCGCCGGTTATGAAGATAAAATTGTGCTGGAGAAAATTAAGCTAAACTTAGTCCCCGGCTCACGAATTGGGTTATTAGGGCGTAACGGCGCAGGTAAATCAACGTTAATTAAATTATTAGCGGGCGAACTGGCACCAAAAGAGGGGCATATTAACTTAGCTAAAGGCGTACAATTAGGTTACTTTGCGCAACACCAATTGGAATATCTACGAGGTGAAGAGTCTCCGCTATGGCATTTAACCAAACTTGCCGATCCCAATATTACTGAACAAGAGCTACGTAATTACTTAGGCGGATTTGATTTTCATGGCGATAAAGTTAGCGAGCCTGTTAATACCTTTTCCGGCGGTGAGAAAGCCCGGTTAGTTTTAGCCCTGATTGTATGGCAAAAACCCAATCTGCTGTTGCTTGATGAGCCAACCAACCATTTAGATTTAGATATGCGTCAAGCATTAACTGAAGCGCTTATTGATTTCGAAGGGGCGTTAGTGGTGGTATCGCATGATCGCCATTTATTACGCTCAACTACTGACGAGTTTTATTTAGTTCACGATCATAAAGTTGAGCCATTTAATGGTGATCTCGATGATTATCAAAAATGGCTTGCCGACGAGCAGAAAGCGGAAAAACAACCAACGCAACAAGATGATAGTCAAAATGACAATAGCAAAAATCTTTCAGCGCAAGATCGTAAAGAACAAAAACGTAAAGAAGCTGAGCGACGTGCACAAATGCAACCGCTGAAAAAACAGTTACAAAAAGAGGAGCAGACCCTTGAACGGTTAAGTAAGCAGTTAAAATTGATTGAAGAGCAATTAGCCGATCCCTCTATTTATGAAGCGGATAAAAAGAGTGAGTTAACACAATTATTGTTACAACAAAGTCAATTAAAAGGCGAGCAAGAGGAGTCAGAATTGACATGGTTGGATTTACAACAACAAATTGAAGAGTTTGAATCGGCTTAA
- a CDS encoding sugar diacid recognition domain-containing protein — protein sequence MSPYSLTPKIAQQIVDRTMKIIDCNINVMDANGCIIGSGDLERIGELHEGAMLAISQKRTVSIDSNTVKSLQGVKPGINLPLKLNDRIVGVIGLTGEPSDIRQFGELVCMSAEMMMEQTQLLQELSYDNRLKEELILTLIEKEILPDSMIQWVKRLDIDLNLPRVVGMIEVDSGQLGIDTAMSELQNLQTQIQLLSNNNLVAIKSITELVILIPALNRYGRWDLFEHKKKLEQLIITIKNMTQLDIRISLGNYFEQHLCPLVKSYQTAKTTMLIGKQRMPNVRNYYYQELILPVLLHGLSYDWQAEELLLPLKKLKMGDNNGVLQKTLQTWFKNNVQNSDTAKELFIHRNTLEYRLNKIAKLTQLNLAKFDDRLLLYIGLQLDKHA from the coding sequence ATGAGTCCTTATAGCCTCACCCCAAAAATTGCTCAACAGATTGTTGATAGAACCATGAAGATTATTGATTGTAATATCAATGTTATGGATGCTAACGGATGTATTATTGGTAGTGGGGATTTAGAGCGTATTGGCGAACTACATGAAGGAGCGATGTTAGCGATATCGCAAAAACGCACCGTATCAATTGACAGTAACACAGTTAAAAGCTTACAAGGTGTTAAACCGGGTATTAACTTACCGTTGAAACTCAACGATCGAATCGTTGGCGTGATAGGGCTAACTGGTGAACCGTCCGATATTCGCCAATTTGGTGAACTTGTTTGTATGTCTGCTGAAATGATGATGGAGCAAACTCAATTACTGCAAGAACTCTCCTATGATAATCGCTTAAAAGAAGAGCTGATTCTTACCCTTATTGAAAAAGAGATCTTACCCGATAGTATGATTCAATGGGTCAAACGGCTCGATATTGATCTCAATCTACCCAGAGTTGTCGGTATGATTGAAGTGGATAGTGGGCAATTGGGTATTGATACGGCGATGAGTGAATTACAAAATCTGCAAACCCAAATACAGCTATTAAGTAATAATAATTTAGTGGCGATTAAATCGATTACTGAATTAGTGATTTTAATTCCAGCACTGAATCGATATGGTCGTTGGGATTTATTTGAACACAAGAAAAAACTTGAGCAACTCATTATTACCATTAAAAACATGACTCAATTAGATATTCGAATTTCGCTGGGTAATTACTTTGAACAGCATCTTTGCCCACTGGTAAAATCTTATCAAACAGCAAAAACCACCATGTTGATAGGTAAACAAAGAATGCCTAATGTGCGTAACTACTACTATCAAGAGCTAATTTTACCGGTACTTTTACATGGATTAAGTTACGATTGGCAAGCTGAGGAGTTATTACTGCCGCTGAAAAAACTCAAAATGGGCGATAATAATGGTGTATTACAAAAAACGTTACAGACGTGGTTTAAAAACAACGTTCAAAATAGCGACACCGCCAAAGAACTGTTTATTCATCGTAATACATTAGAGTATCGGCTAAATAAAATTGCTAAGCTTACCCAATTAAATTTAGCAAAATTTGATGACCGATTGCTTTTGTATATTGGCTTACAATTAGACAAACATGCCTAA
- the garD gene encoding galactarate dehydratase: protein MEHHNNKPLYIKIKESDNVAIIVNDNGLPKGTVFADGLTLIEDIPQGHKVALNDINQGQAIIRYGEVIGYAKVEIKKGAWINESVTQMPTAPMLHELPIATKKAPVLPPLDGYTFEGYRNKDGSVGTRNILGITMSVNCVSGVVEYVCKIIERDLLPKYPNVDGVVALTHLYGCGVAIDAPAAIVPIRSIHNLAKNPNFGGEIMVVSLGCEKLQPARLLKGTEDTIPIRIEDDDLVTLQDEHGFKAMVDHILMVAEKHLQKLNLRKRETVPASELVVGMQCGGSDAFSGVTSNPSVGYASDLLVRCGATVMFSEVTEVRDGIHLLTPRAADEAVGKALIREMQWYDEYLAAGKVDRSANTTPGNKKGGLNNIVEKAMGSIAKSGTSPIVEVLSPGQRPTKKGLIFAATPASDFVCGSQQVASGITLQVFTTGRGTPYGLAMVPVIKMSSRNIVAEQWFDLIDISAGDIALGKATIEDIGWRLFHLILDVASGRKKPWSDHWKLYNPLAIFNPAPIT, encoded by the coding sequence ATGGAGCATCACAATAACAAGCCGCTTTATATCAAAATCAAAGAATCGGACAATGTCGCTATTATCGTTAATGATAATGGATTGCCAAAAGGTACGGTATTTGCTGACGGGTTAACATTGATTGAGGATATTCCTCAAGGTCATAAAGTGGCGTTGAATGATATCAATCAAGGGCAAGCGATTATTCGCTACGGTGAAGTGATTGGCTATGCAAAGGTGGAGATTAAAAAAGGAGCTTGGATCAATGAATCTGTCACACAAATGCCAACTGCCCCCATGCTACACGAGCTTCCCATTGCCACTAAAAAAGCGCCGGTATTGCCCCCCTTAGACGGTTACACTTTTGAAGGCTATCGCAATAAAGATGGATCGGTCGGCACCCGAAATATATTGGGGATCACAATGAGTGTGAATTGTGTTTCTGGCGTTGTGGAGTACGTTTGTAAAATTATCGAACGTGACCTATTACCTAAATATCCAAATGTCGATGGCGTTGTGGCGTTAACGCATCTTTATGGTTGCGGGGTGGCAATTGATGCGCCGGCGGCTATCGTGCCAATTCGTTCGATTCATAATCTAGCCAAAAATCCTAATTTTGGTGGTGAAATCATGGTTGTCAGTTTAGGTTGTGAAAAACTGCAACCGGCAAGGTTATTAAAAGGCACCGAAGATACTATCCCGATCAGAATCGAAGATGATGATCTGGTTACACTGCAAGACGAGCATGGATTTAAAGCCATGGTTGACCATATTTTAATGGTGGCTGAAAAACATCTGCAAAAATTAAATCTTCGAAAAAGAGAGACCGTGCCGGCATCTGAATTAGTGGTCGGTATGCAGTGTGGCGGCAGTGATGCTTTTTCCGGGGTAACCTCGAATCCGTCAGTCGGTTATGCATCTGATCTATTAGTCAGATGTGGGGCGACGGTGATGTTTTCGGAAGTAACCGAAGTGCGTGACGGTATTCACTTACTTACGCCTAGAGCGGCTGATGAGGCGGTCGGTAAAGCGCTGATTCGTGAAATGCAGTGGTATGATGAATATTTAGCCGCAGGGAAAGTTGACCGCAGTGCTAATACCACACCGGGCAATAAGAAAGGCGGATTAAATAATATTGTCGAAAAAGCAATGGGATCGATTGCTAAGTCGGGCACCAGTCCTATTGTGGAAGTGTTATCGCCCGGACAACGCCCAACCAAAAAAGGATTAATTTTTGCTGCAACGCCAGCAAGTGATTTTGTTTGTGGTTCGCAACAAGTTGCCTCCGGCATCACGTTACAAGTTTTTACTACTGGTCGAGGGACGCCTTATGGTTTGGCTATGGTACCGGTGATAAAAATGTCCAGCCGTAATATTGTTGCCGAACAGTGGTTTGATTTAATTGATATTAGTGCTGGCGATATTGCGCTTGGTAAAGCAACGATTGAAGATATTGGCTGGCGTTTATTTCATTTAATTTTAGATGTGGCAAGTGGGCGAAAGAAACCATGGTCAGATCATTGGAAATTATACAACCCATTAGCCATTTTTAATCCGGCACCTATCACGTAA
- a CDS encoding MFS transporter, with protein sequence MEINTAKQKRTNTRWLTVIFLFIVTAINYGDRATLGIAGKAMSGELGFDAAAMGWVMSSFGIAYVIGQLPGGWLLDRFGSKRVYFCSILFWSIFTLLQGTVHFFIGAWALIMLFTFRFLMGLAEAPSFPGNSRITAAWFPAKERATAVAIFNSAQYFATVIFAPIMGWLTHEYGWQSVFFFMGGLGVLISVVTLFVIHNPKDHPWANQAEVDYIVDGGALVDMDQKKSQTKKEGPKLAYLTQLLTNRMLLGVYLGQYCINCLTFFFITWFPIYLATQRGMNIKEVGFAAAIPAICGFIGGISGGVFSDFLMRKTGSLSIARKTPIILGMLFSMTMILCNYVDSIGLVILFMSMAFFGKGVGALGWAVMADTAPKEMSGLAGGLFNMFGNASSIISPIIIGYIVAWTGRFEWALVFVAGHAFVAAFSYLVLVGPIKRMELKKKP encoded by the coding sequence ATGGAAATAAACACAGCAAAACAAAAAAGGACTAATACTCGGTGGTTAACAGTCATTTTTTTATTCATTGTCACTGCTATCAATTATGGTGACAGGGCGACCTTAGGTATTGCCGGCAAAGCAATGTCAGGCGAATTGGGTTTTGATGCCGCAGCCATGGGCTGGGTTATGTCGTCGTTCGGTATCGCCTATGTCATCGGGCAGTTACCGGGAGGCTGGCTATTAGATAGATTTGGTTCAAAACGTGTCTATTTTTGCAGTATTTTATTTTGGTCTATTTTTACTTTATTACAAGGCACCGTACATTTTTTTATCGGGGCTTGGGCGTTAATTATGCTCTTTACGTTCCGTTTCTTAATGGGACTTGCTGAAGCGCCGTCATTCCCCGGCAATAGCCGAATTACCGCCGCTTGGTTTCCGGCTAAAGAAAGAGCCACTGCGGTCGCTATTTTCAATTCTGCACAATATTTTGCTACGGTAATATTTGCGCCCATTATGGGCTGGTTAACCCATGAATATGGTTGGCAATCGGTGTTTTTCTTTATGGGTGGCTTAGGTGTACTAATTAGTGTGGTGACACTCTTTGTGATTCACAACCCTAAAGATCATCCATGGGCAAATCAAGCCGAAGTTGATTATATCGTCGATGGCGGGGCATTGGTCGATATGGATCAGAAAAAAAGCCAGACGAAAAAAGAGGGACCAAAATTAGCTTATCTTACCCAACTTTTAACGAATCGAATGTTATTAGGCGTCTACCTTGGTCAGTATTGTATTAACTGTTTAACGTTTTTCTTTATTACTTGGTTTCCTATCTATCTTGCCACTCAACGAGGAATGAATATTAAAGAAGTTGGTTTTGCCGCTGCGATTCCGGCTATTTGTGGATTTATTGGTGGTATCAGTGGTGGCGTGTTCTCCGATTTTCTGATGCGAAAAACCGGATCGCTCTCTATTGCCCGTAAAACACCAATCATTTTAGGTATGTTGTTTTCAATGACCATGATTTTATGTAACTACGTCGATTCAATTGGATTAGTCATTTTATTTATGTCCATGGCTTTCTTTGGTAAAGGCGTCGGTGCACTCGGTTGGGCAGTAATGGCCGATACCGCACCCAAAGAGATGAGTGGACTGGCTGGCGGATTATTTAACATGTTCGGTAATGCATCAAGCATCATCTCACCAATTATTATCGGTTATATCGTGGCATGGACAGGTCGATTTGAATGGGCGCTAGTGTTTGTCGCCGGTCATGCTTTTGTTGCAGCGTTTAGTTATTTGGTGCTTGTTGGCCCGATTAAACGCATGGAACTGAAGAAAAAACCTTAA